Proteins encoded together in one Tepidibacillus fermentans window:
- a CDS encoding DEAD/DEAH box helicase, translated as MNISDKIIKGVRILTTFYELGLHHNILRAITNMGFEEATPIQEQTIPLALQGKDLIGQAQTGTGKTAAFGIPLIERIEKENLSVQALVLTPTRELAVQVAEELNRIGQFKGVRTLPIYGGQEIDRQIKALKKRPHIIVATPGRFMDHMRRATIRLHSIQMVVLDEADEMLNMGFIDDIETILEEIPKERQTLLFSATMPKPIQLLANKFMKNPEFISIKAKELTVPNIEQQYLEVNEKQKFDTLCRLLDIHAPELAIVFGRTKRRVDELTEALNKRGYSAEGIHGDLSQRKRDSVLRKFKEASIEILVATDVAARGLDISGVSHVFNFDIPQDPESYVHRIGRTGRAGKTGLAITFVTPREIPFLRTIEKVTKRKIIRKAIPTVTEAMEGQLRLTVEKLLEVIEQGKYFSYQEMAEKLLDEHDSLVLVSAALKMLTKEPDQTPVKLTEEEPLKVKKEKHEKHQVRAKVKTALSAKTSFQKRQSKNLKSSRVAAKK; from the coding sequence ATGAATATCAGCGATAAAATTATTAAAGGAGTTAGGATTTTGACAACTTTTTATGAGTTAGGATTACATCACAATATACTTCGCGCGATTACCAATATGGGCTTTGAAGAAGCAACACCCATTCAAGAACAAACAATACCTCTTGCGCTGCAAGGGAAAGATTTAATTGGACAAGCGCAAACAGGAACTGGGAAAACTGCTGCCTTTGGTATTCCACTAATCGAAAGAATAGAGAAAGAAAACTTAAGTGTTCAAGCCCTAGTTCTAACCCCAACACGTGAACTTGCAGTTCAAGTTGCAGAGGAACTAAATCGGATTGGTCAGTTTAAAGGAGTTCGTACACTTCCGATTTACGGAGGGCAAGAAATTGATCGCCAAATTAAGGCTTTAAAGAAAAGGCCGCATATCATCGTTGCAACACCTGGACGATTCATGGATCATATGAGAAGAGCAACAATTCGACTTCATTCCATCCAAATGGTAGTATTGGACGAAGCAGATGAAATGTTAAATATGGGTTTTATCGATGATATTGAAACCATATTAGAAGAGATTCCTAAGGAGCGACAAACGTTACTCTTTTCCGCAACGATGCCAAAACCTATTCAACTTCTAGCAAATAAGTTCATGAAAAACCCCGAATTTATCTCGATTAAAGCAAAAGAGCTAACGGTACCTAATATTGAACAGCAATATCTTGAAGTGAATGAAAAACAAAAGTTTGATACATTATGTCGCTTGTTGGATATTCATGCACCGGAGTTAGCCATTGTTTTCGGAAGAACAAAAAGACGGGTTGATGAATTAACAGAAGCACTAAATAAGCGAGGATATAGTGCAGAAGGAATTCATGGCGATTTAAGCCAAAGGAAAAGAGATAGTGTGTTACGAAAGTTCAAAGAGGCAAGTATTGAAATTTTGGTCGCGACCGATGTTGCAGCAAGAGGATTAGATATTAGCGGGGTTTCTCACGTATTTAATTTTGATATCCCACAAGACCCAGAAAGTTATGTTCATCGAATTGGGAGAACGGGACGTGCGGGTAAAACAGGTTTGGCGATTACATTTGTAACCCCAAGGGAGATTCCTTTTTTACGAACCATCGAAAAAGTAACAAAACGCAAAATTATACGGAAGGCAATTCCAACCGTTACAGAAGCGATGGAAGGGCAGCTGAGACTTACTGTCGAAAAACTATTGGAAGTGATCGAACAAGGAAAGTACTTTTCTTACCAAGAAATGGCAGAGAAATTATTAGATGAGCACGATTCACTTGTTCTTGTTTCTGCAGCATTAAAAATGTTGACAAAGGAACCCGACCAAACACCTGTAAAATTGACCGAAGAGGAACCCCTCAAAGTAAAAAAAGAAAAGCATGAAAAACATCAAGTACGTGCAAAAGTGAAAACTGCACTTTCAGCTAAAACCTCTTTTCAGAAAAGGCAAAGCAAGAACTTGAAATCTTCTCGAGTTGCTGCCAAAAAGTGA
- a CDS encoding aminopeptidase → MNSFERNLDKYAELAVKVGINVQPGQTLVINAPLTAADFVRKIAKKAYEVGAKNVHVEWNDEKLARIKYDLAPDEAFKEFPMWKAKGFEEMAENGAGFMSIISSDPDLLKGVDPKRIATFNKTAGLALQKYREYVLSDRVSWTVIGVPSKEWAAKVFPGLSEEEQIAKLWDAIFKVSRVDVEDPIQAWKEHNENLLKKVNYLNEKKYKKLHYKAKGTDLTIELPEEHIWLGGGGENQKDVYFNPNIPTEEVFTLPLKNGVNGVVRSTKPLNYSGNLIDNFSLTFKDGRIVDFTAEQGYDILKTLIETDEGSHYLGEVALVPYDSPISQTNILFYNTLYDENASCHLAIGSAYSSCLENGTNLSKEELKKKGANQSITHVDFMIGSRNLDIDGETKDGKLEPIFRQGNWAF, encoded by the coding sequence ATGAATTCATTTGAACGAAATCTTGACAAATATGCGGAATTGGCAGTAAAGGTTGGTATTAATGTTCAACCTGGACAAACATTGGTTATTAATGCACCATTAACAGCAGCTGATTTTGTTAGAAAAATTGCAAAAAAAGCATATGAAGTAGGTGCAAAGAACGTCCATGTTGAATGGAATGACGAAAAATTAGCACGAATTAAATATGACCTTGCTCCTGATGAAGCCTTTAAGGAATTCCCAATGTGGAAAGCAAAAGGTTTTGAAGAAATGGCCGAAAATGGCGCAGGTTTTATGTCGATTATTTCTTCTGACCCTGATTTACTAAAAGGAGTTGATCCAAAGCGGATTGCTACATTTAATAAAACGGCAGGACTTGCTCTGCAAAAATATCGTGAATATGTATTATCAGATCGAGTGAGTTGGACTGTTATCGGTGTTCCTTCAAAAGAATGGGCAGCAAAAGTATTCCCAGGTTTAAGTGAAGAAGAACAAATTGCAAAACTTTGGGACGCAATTTTTAAAGTGAGCCGTGTCGATGTGGAGGACCCGATTCAAGCTTGGAAAGAACATAATGAAAATCTCCTAAAAAAAGTCAATTATCTCAACGAGAAGAAATATAAAAAGTTGCACTATAAAGCTAAGGGCACCGATCTAACCATTGAACTTCCTGAGGAACATATTTGGCTTGGTGGAGGTGGCGAAAACCAAAAAGACGTTTACTTTAATCCCAATATTCCCACTGAGGAAGTTTTTACTTTGCCATTAAAAAATGGGGTAAATGGTGTTGTCCGCAGTACAAAACCATTAAATTACAGCGGCAACTTGATCGATAATTTCTCACTCACATTTAAAGATGGCCGAATTGTCGATTTTACAGCAGAACAAGGATATGACATTCTCAAAACATTAATTGAAACCGATGAGGGATCTCATTACTTGGGTGAGGTGGCTTTAGTTCCCTATGATTCACCAATCTCTCAGACCAACATTCTCTTTTACAACACCTTGTATGATGAGAATGCCTCTTGCCATTTAGCAATTGGGAGTGCTTATAGTAGTTGTCTAGAAAATGGAACAAACCTTTCAAAAGAAGAGTTAAAAAAGAAAGGTGCAAACCAAAGTATCACCCATGTTGATTTTATGATCGGCTCAAGGAATCTTGATATTGATGGGGAGACAAAGGACGGTAAGTTGGAACCCATCTTTCGTCAAGGAAACTGGGCGTTTTAA
- a CDS encoding FTR1 family iron permease — protein sequence MFSSMFLSFREGLEAVLIVGIILTYLVQIKKENLSKYVYSGATIGIFISLIGGFIGFREAQELEEAGEELFEGIMMLIASGLIGYFVVWMATQNRNMAKSLKSSIDKQNTGWGLFVLSFLSVLREGMELVTFTLTKVSENAITIASGTVIGIILAIIVGYIVFKTSLKLNLKIIFQVLGVILIFIGAELLGEGLVKLIPSGGELLETSSAILFAGVSLIYFLKDDLYKIFKRA from the coding sequence ATGTTTTCAAGTATGTTTTTATCATTTAGAGAAGGTTTAGAGGCTGTTTTAATTGTTGGTATTATATTAACTTATCTTGTTCAAATCAAAAAAGAAAATCTATCAAAATATGTTTATTCTGGTGCTACTATAGGGATATTCATTAGCTTAATCGGCGGGTTTATTGGTTTTAGAGAAGCACAAGAACTTGAAGAAGCAGGGGAAGAACTATTTGAAGGAATTATGATGCTGATCGCATCTGGATTAATTGGTTATTTTGTTGTATGGATGGCAACACAAAATAGAAATATGGCAAAGAGTCTAAAAAGTAGTATCGATAAACAGAATACAGGTTGGGGATTGTTTGTATTATCTTTTCTATCTGTTTTAAGAGAAGGAATGGAACTAGTAACCTTTACTCTCACAAAAGTTAGCGAAAATGCTATAACCATAGCTTCAGGTACGGTTATTGGTATCATTTTGGCAATTATCGTTGGTTATATCGTTTTTAAGACTTCATTGAAATTAAATCTGAAAATTATCTTTCAAGTATTAGGCGTAATATTAATTTTTATCGGTGCAGAATTACTAGGGGAAGGGCTTGTTAAGTTGATTCCTTCAGGTGGAGAATTATTAGAAACGAGCAGTGCGATCCTGTTTGCTGGAGTTTCATTGATCTATTTTTTAAAGGATGACCTTTATAAAATTTTTAAAAGAGCATAA